The following nucleotide sequence is from Oceaniferula flava.
GATTTGTTCGAGGCGTTGGCCTTTTTTACCGAAGACTTCGAGCGATTTCAGGGCTTTTTTCGTCAGGCGGGCTGCCTCTTTGCGCGAGGCCTCCAGGCCGAGGATCGCTGGGTAGGTCGATTTATCCACCGCTTCGTCCTTGCCGGCGGTTTTTCCCAACATCTCGGTCGTCTGGGTGACATCGAGGATGTCATCGATCACTTGGAATGCCAGACCGAGATTGTAACCGAAGGTGGTCAGCGCATCGAGCTTTGCCGGCGTGGCGTTGGCGGTCATTGCGCCAAGACGCACCGAACAGGTGAGCAGGGCGGCGGTTTTATTCTCGTGAATTTTCACCAGCTCTCGTTTGCTGAGCTCCTTGCCCTCGCCTTCAAGATCCAGAACTTGCCCACCGATGAGCTTTTTACTGCCACCGGTGACGGCAATTTCCTCGAGGTAATCCTTCACCGTATAGCGCTTGGTCTCGGGTGTCTGGGCAATGACGATAAAGACCTGAGTGAGCAGTGCATCCCCGGTGAGCACGGCCATGCCTTCGCCGAACACCTTGTGGGAAGTCGGACGGCCACGGCGCAGATCATCATCGTCCATGCAGGGCAAATCATCGTGCACCAGCGAGTAGGTGTGCATGATTTCCGTGGCACAGGCGGGTGCGAGGGCATTTTCCAGCTCACCTCCACAAGCTTCGGCGGCGGCCAGCGTGAGGATGGGGCGCAGGCGCTTGCCACCGGCGAAAATGCTGTAGCGCATCGCCTTGTGGATCGTTTTCGGCGCGGCGGATTCACGCGGGAGGAATCGACCGAGAGCCGAGTCGACTTGTTTCTGAGTGGCCTTGAGCCAAGGTTTGAGATCGTCCATGTTGGTGTCTGGAATTTAAGACTTAAAACTTTCCTATTCCACCAGCTCGGCGATCTGCACGGCGTTGAGTGCGGCTCCCTTGCGGACCTGATCACCCACCACCCAGAGCGTTAGAGCGTTTTCGAGCACCATGTCCTTGCGCATGCGGCCGACCAAGCAGTCGTCCTTCTTGGTGGTATCCAGCGGCACCGGGTAGATGCCATTTTCCGGATCGTCCTTGCTGTTGATGCCCGGGTAATTCGCGTAGACGGCGCGCGCCTCGGCGACATCGACCGGCTTTTCAAACTGCGCGGTGACACTGACCGAGTGGGAACGGTGCACCGGCACACGCACGCAGGTGCAGGTGACTTTCAGATCTGGCAGGGAGAGAATTTTACGACTCTCGTTGAACATTTTCAGCTCCTCCTTGGTGTAGCCGCTTTCGGTAAAGGCATCGACCTGAGGGATGACATTGGAAGCGATCTGGTGCGGGTAGACATTTTTCATCTCATCAGTCACCTCACCTCCGCTGCCGAGCACCTTGATTTGCTCGTCCAGCTCGACAATTCCCTGGGCACCACTGCCGGATACGGCTTGGTAGCTGGAGGCGATGACGGAGGTCAGTCCGTAAAGCTGGTGCAGCGGATAGAGCGCCATCAGGGTGATGATGGATGTGCAGTTGGGGTTCGCGATGATATTTTTCGGACGATCCTTGATGGCCTCCGGGTTGATTTCAGGAACCACCAGCGGGACGCCCTCGTCCATACGGAAACAGGATGAGTTATCGATCACCACACAGCCGGCGGCGGCGGCACTGGGGGCAAATTCCTTGGAAATACCGCCTCCAGCGCTGAACAGAGCGATGTCTACATCGGCAAAGGAGTCGTGTGTTAATTCCTTAACTTTGATTAAGCTTCCACGGA
It contains:
- a CDS encoding polyprenyl synthetase family protein; protein product: MDDLKPWLKATQKQVDSALGRFLPRESAAPKTIHKAMRYSIFAGGKRLRPILTLAAAEACGGELENALAPACATEIMHTYSLVHDDLPCMDDDDLRRGRPTSHKVFGEGMAVLTGDALLTQVFIVIAQTPETKRYTVKDYLEEIAVTGGSKKLIGGQVLDLEGEGKELSKRELVKIHENKTAALLTCSVRLGAMTANATPAKLDALTTFGYNLGLAFQVIDDILDVTQTTEMLGKTAGKDEAVDKSTYPAILGLEASRKEAARLTKKALKSLEVFGKKGQRLEQIARYLLEREY
- a CDS encoding aspartate-semialdehyde dehydrogenase; this translates as MMSAATGKRLAIVGATGAVGQEMLDCLEERNFPISELILLASARSAGKEIPFRGSLIKVKELTHDSFADVDIALFSAGGGISKEFAPSAAAAGCVVIDNSSCFRMDEGVPLVVPEINPEAIKDRPKNIIANPNCTSIITLMALYPLHQLYGLTSVIASSYQAVSGSGAQGIVELDEQIKVLGSGGEVTDEMKNVYPHQIASNVIPQVDAFTESGYTKEELKMFNESRKILSLPDLKVTCTCVRVPVHRSHSVSVTAQFEKPVDVAEARAVYANYPGINSKDDPENGIYPVPLDTTKKDDCLVGRMRKDMVLENALTLWVVGDQVRKGAALNAVQIAELVE